A window of the Cystobacter fuscus genome harbors these coding sequences:
- a CDS encoding vitamin B12-dependent ribonucleotide reductase, which yields MAGPRTKAPGLTVERFFTTPGVDPADELAWELRTAGISGEDGKSVFQQKDVEVPKSWSMLATNVVASKYFRGTPGTSERETSVRRLVARVVDTLTHWGAQGGYFATATDRDTFHAELTHLLLRQKAAFNSPVWFNVGVEEHPQCSACFINSVDDSMESILGLAKTEGMLFKYGSGTGSNLSTIRSSRELLAGGGTASGPVSFMKGFDAFAGVIKSGGKTRRAAKMVILNADHPDVLEFIRCKSNEEKKAWALIEAGYDPSFNGEAYSSVFFQNSNNSVRVTDEFMRAVINDGTWTTHAVRDGRPMDTHKAREIFREISSAAHLCGDPGMQFDTTINSWHTCSNTDRINASNPCSEYMFLDDSACNLASLNLMHFRTIDGDFDVTAFKHAVDVVLLAMEIIVGNSKYPSEKITKNSHAYRPLGLGYANLGALLMAAGLPYDSDVGRNYAGAITSLMCGEAYAMSARMAGKQGPFEGYARNAEPFLGVIRKHRKAAYNIPPEGVTPELFEAQKQAWDEALALGGEFGFRNSQVTVLAPTGTIGFMMDCDTTGIEPDIALIKYKKLVGGGMLKIVNQTVPLALEKLGYRQTQAQDIITYLDKHETIEGAPHLKPEHLAVFDCAFKPAKGQRSIHWMGHLQMMGATQPFLSGAISKTVNMPSDATVEDIEKAYIEAWRMGLKAVAVYRDGCKRTQPLNTSKEKVKDTKAVVAEPALAAVRDANAMRRRLPDERQAITHKFSIGGHEGYLTVGMYEDGTPGELFCVMAKEGSVVSGLMDSFATAVSLALQYGVPLQVLVDKFSHVRFEPSGFTGNPAVPIAKSIVDYIFRWLALKFLPAEQAEGVEETVEPKAVVAEAKPEVQAAPVVALPMATPRRTYLNQADAPPCHTCGEIMVRNGACYKCSNCGTTSGCS from the coding sequence ATGGCGGGGCCGAGGACGAAGGCCCCGGGTCTCACGGTGGAGCGCTTCTTCACGACGCCGGGGGTGGATCCGGCGGACGAGCTGGCGTGGGAGCTGCGCACCGCGGGCATCTCGGGCGAGGACGGCAAGTCCGTCTTCCAGCAGAAGGACGTGGAGGTGCCCAAGTCCTGGTCGATGCTGGCCACCAACGTGGTCGCGTCCAAGTACTTCCGGGGCACGCCGGGCACGTCGGAGCGCGAGACGAGCGTGCGCCGCCTGGTGGCGCGTGTGGTGGACACCCTCACCCACTGGGGCGCGCAGGGCGGCTACTTCGCCACCGCCACGGACCGGGACACCTTCCACGCCGAGCTCACCCACCTGCTCCTGCGCCAGAAGGCGGCCTTCAACTCGCCCGTCTGGTTCAACGTGGGCGTGGAGGAGCACCCGCAGTGCTCGGCGTGCTTCATCAACTCGGTGGATGACTCCATGGAGTCCATCCTCGGGCTGGCCAAGACCGAGGGCATGCTCTTCAAGTATGGCTCGGGCACGGGCAGCAACCTGTCCACCATCCGCTCCAGCCGCGAGCTGCTCGCCGGGGGCGGCACCGCGAGCGGCCCCGTGTCCTTCATGAAGGGCTTCGACGCGTTCGCCGGCGTCATCAAGAGCGGCGGCAAGACGCGCCGCGCCGCGAAGATGGTCATCCTCAACGCGGACCACCCGGACGTGCTGGAGTTCATCCGCTGCAAGTCCAACGAGGAGAAGAAGGCCTGGGCGCTCATCGAGGCCGGGTATGATCCGAGCTTCAACGGCGAGGCCTACTCGTCCGTCTTCTTCCAGAACTCCAACAACTCGGTGCGCGTGACGGACGAGTTCATGCGCGCGGTCATCAACGACGGCACCTGGACGACGCACGCGGTGCGTGACGGCCGGCCCATGGACACGCACAAGGCACGCGAGATCTTCCGGGAGATCTCCTCGGCGGCGCACCTGTGCGGCGACCCGGGCATGCAGTTCGACACCACCATCAACTCCTGGCACACCTGCTCGAACACGGATCGCATCAACGCGTCCAACCCGTGCTCGGAGTACATGTTCCTCGACGACTCGGCCTGCAACCTGGCGTCGCTGAACCTGATGCACTTCCGCACCATCGACGGCGACTTCGACGTCACCGCCTTCAAGCACGCGGTGGACGTGGTGCTGCTCGCGATGGAGATCATCGTCGGCAACTCCAAGTACCCCTCGGAGAAGATCACGAAGAACAGCCACGCCTACCGGCCGCTGGGCCTGGGCTACGCGAACCTGGGCGCGCTGCTCATGGCCGCGGGCCTGCCGTACGACTCGGACGTGGGCCGCAACTACGCGGGCGCCATCACCTCGCTCATGTGCGGCGAGGCATACGCGATGAGCGCGCGCATGGCGGGCAAGCAGGGCCCCTTCGAGGGCTACGCGAGGAACGCCGAGCCCTTCCTCGGCGTCATCCGCAAGCACCGCAAGGCCGCCTACAACATCCCCCCCGAGGGCGTGACGCCGGAGCTGTTCGAGGCGCAGAAGCAGGCGTGGGACGAGGCGCTCGCGCTGGGCGGCGAGTTCGGCTTCCGCAACAGCCAGGTGACGGTGCTGGCCCCCACGGGCACCATCGGCTTCATGATGGACTGCGACACGACGGGGATCGAGCCCGACATCGCGCTCATCAAGTACAAGAAGCTGGTGGGCGGCGGCATGCTGAAGATCGTCAACCAGACGGTGCCGCTGGCGCTCGAGAAGCTCGGCTACCGGCAGACGCAGGCCCAGGACATCATCACGTACCTGGACAAGCACGAGACCATTGAAGGCGCGCCGCACCTCAAGCCCGAGCACCTGGCGGTGTTCGATTGCGCGTTCAAGCCGGCCAAGGGCCAGCGCAGCATCCACTGGATGGGCCACTTGCAGATGATGGGCGCGACGCAGCCCTTCCTCTCGGGAGCCATCTCCAAGACGGTGAACATGCCGTCGGACGCCACGGTGGAGGACATCGAGAAGGCCTACATCGAGGCGTGGCGAATGGGGCTCAAGGCGGTGGCGGTGTACCGCGACGGCTGCAAGCGGACCCAGCCGCTCAACACCTCGAAGGAAAAGGTGAAGGACACGAAGGCGGTGGTGGCCGAGCCGGCGCTCGCCGCGGTGCGCGACGCCAACGCCATGCGCCGGCGGCTGCCGGACGAGCGACAGGCGATCACGCACAAGTTCTCCATCGGGGGCCACGAGGGCTACCTGACGGTGGGCATGTACGAGGACGGCACGCCGGGCGAGCTGTTCTGCGTCATGGCGAAGGAAGGCTCGGTGGTGAGCGGCCTGATGGACAGCTTCGCCACGGCGGTGTCGCTGGCGTTGCAGTACGGGGTGCCCTTGCAGGTGCTGGTGGACAAGTTCAGCCACGTGCGCTTCGAGCCGAGCGGCTTCACGGGCAACCCGGCGGTGCCGATCGCCAAGTCCATCGTCGACTACATCTTCCGGTGGCTGGCGCTGAAGTTCCTGCCGGCCGAGCAGGCCGAGGGTGTGGAGGAGACGGTGGAGCCCAAGGCGGTGGTGGCCGAGGCGAAGCCCGAGGTGCAGGCGGCGCCGGTGGTGGCGCTGCCCATGGCCACGCCGCGGCGGACGTATCTCAACCAGGCCGACGCTCCGCCCTGCCACACCTGCGGGGAGATCATGGTGCGCAATGGCGCCTGCTATAAGTGCAGCAATTGCGGCACCACGAGCGGCTGCAGCTGA
- a CDS encoding DUF5916 domain-containing protein, which translates to MDGVLDERAWAQAAVFTSFRQTFPNASAPPSERTELKVLYDDTFVYFGILCHDSQPGLINRRLGRRDNPPASDMVTVMLDPLLERRTAYAFSINAGGVLQDGLYSQETQLSTDWDAVWEGSAAEHPSGWSAELRIPLSALRFSAADEQLWGLNVRRELARTGEIIDSSIIPRGANALVSRIGTLEGMKGLTPKRSMDLTPYVATQGVLRPQFSALSQPLPRLLEPSANVGLNVRASLTSDLMLTATLNPDFGQVEADERILNLTNFEKFFPEKRPFFTEGMELFLPVGAQGSQPRQMLFYSRRIGLDTPLLTAGKLTGTLAPGWELGVLDAVVAGAADPSKAAALGAGQPFDEAHPDRRFQFHLGRPLRFGLNSELPAVRPVTTNFLTAVLRHQVREGASVGTTLALLTPLEDRCLAGQEDTLTCRVAGSNALGVDWNLRTRDSTWGVVGQVAASRVAGGPANGRLLADGTALKPGDMGVGGHVRAGKLGGEPWRFAVGYEYATPQFDLNPTGYLETQNEHKVSAQFSFVRTSRMAFFEEFSATAAALARWTTDGRHIPRGHEVAFTVGGILSGLHELSCSVGSVFERGDVREISGTGIPFEWPAFAYAECTGETDPRQALSLSGTVFLDRSFPTGPIRPRNNLGGELSGSWRPHARLQTQLLVSSEGQVETPLYIGSPSEGTYLFGDLDSRFLSIILRQSLVLTPRLTLQAYAQFFSIYGRYGLFYEGFSDGTQAVRPADLRRTEAPEVNPSFQTSNINLNLVLRWEYQSGSTLFLVFTRAQDQFPFEGLPGRTLQPVRLLEGPANDVLLLKWTHRLEL; encoded by the coding sequence GTGGATGGTGTCCTGGACGAGCGGGCCTGGGCCCAGGCGGCGGTGTTCACCTCGTTCCGGCAGACCTTTCCCAACGCGAGCGCTCCGCCCAGCGAGCGCACGGAACTCAAGGTCCTCTATGACGACACGTTCGTCTACTTCGGCATCCTCTGCCATGACTCGCAGCCCGGGCTGATCAACCGGCGGCTGGGGCGCCGCGACAACCCCCCCGCGTCCGACATGGTCACCGTCATGCTCGATCCACTCCTCGAGCGGCGGACCGCGTATGCGTTCTCCATCAACGCGGGCGGCGTGCTGCAGGACGGGTTGTACAGTCAGGAGACACAGCTCTCCACGGACTGGGACGCGGTATGGGAGGGCAGCGCCGCCGAGCACCCCAGCGGCTGGTCCGCGGAGCTGCGCATCCCCCTGTCCGCCCTGCGCTTCTCCGCCGCGGACGAACAGCTCTGGGGCCTCAACGTCCGCCGCGAGCTGGCACGCACGGGGGAAATCATCGACTCCTCGATCATCCCCCGCGGCGCCAACGCCCTCGTCTCCCGTATCGGCACGCTCGAGGGGATGAAGGGACTGACTCCCAAGCGCTCGATGGACCTCACCCCCTACGTGGCCACCCAAGGGGTCCTCCGCCCCCAGTTCTCCGCGCTGTCCCAGCCGCTCCCGCGGCTGCTCGAGCCTTCCGCCAACGTCGGACTCAATGTCAGGGCGTCGCTCACGAGCGACCTGATGCTCACCGCGACCCTCAACCCGGACTTCGGCCAGGTGGAGGCGGACGAGCGCATCCTCAACCTCACCAACTTCGAGAAGTTCTTCCCCGAGAAGCGCCCCTTCTTCACGGAGGGCATGGAGCTCTTCCTCCCCGTGGGAGCGCAAGGCAGCCAGCCGCGCCAGATGCTGTTCTACTCCCGCCGCATTGGCCTGGACACCCCGCTGCTCACCGCCGGCAAGCTCACCGGCACGCTCGCCCCGGGATGGGAGCTGGGCGTGCTGGACGCGGTGGTGGCGGGCGCGGCCGACCCCAGCAAGGCCGCGGCCCTCGGGGCGGGGCAGCCCTTCGACGAGGCCCACCCGGATCGCCGCTTCCAGTTCCACCTGGGCAGGCCGCTGCGCTTCGGCCTCAACAGCGAACTGCCCGCGGTCCGGCCGGTGACCACCAACTTCCTCACCGCCGTCCTCCGGCACCAGGTCCGCGAGGGCGCCTCGGTGGGCACCACCCTCGCCCTGCTCACGCCGCTGGAGGATCGCTGCCTCGCCGGTCAGGAGGACACCCTCACGTGCCGCGTCGCCGGCTCGAACGCCCTCGGCGTCGATTGGAACCTGCGAACGCGAGACAGCACCTGGGGCGTCGTCGGGCAGGTGGCCGCGTCCCGGGTCGCGGGGGGACCCGCCAACGGGCGGCTGCTGGCCGATGGCACCGCGCTGAAGCCAGGAGACATGGGCGTGGGCGGCCATGTCCGTGCCGGGAAGCTGGGCGGAGAGCCGTGGCGCTTCGCTGTCGGGTACGAGTACGCCACGCCCCAGTTCGACCTCAACCCCACCGGCTACCTGGAGACGCAGAACGAACACAAGGTGTCCGCCCAGTTCAGCTTCGTGCGCACCTCGCGCATGGCCTTCTTCGAGGAGTTCTCCGCGACGGCCGCCGCCCTCGCGCGGTGGACCACGGATGGCCGCCACATCCCCCGGGGGCACGAGGTCGCCTTCACGGTGGGCGGCATCCTGTCCGGGCTCCACGAGCTGTCCTGCTCCGTGGGCTCCGTGTTCGAGCGAGGCGACGTGCGGGAGATTTCCGGAACGGGCATTCCTTTCGAGTGGCCGGCCTTCGCCTACGCGGAGTGCACGGGGGAGACCGATCCGCGCCAGGCCCTGTCCTTGAGCGGGACCGTCTTCCTCGACCGATCCTTCCCCACCGGCCCCATCCGCCCACGCAACAACCTGGGCGGGGAGCTCTCCGGCAGTTGGAGGCCCCACGCGCGGCTGCAGACCCAGCTCCTCGTGAGCAGCGAGGGACAGGTCGAGACGCCCCTGTACATCGGCTCGCCCTCGGAGGGCACCTACCTCTTCGGGGATCTCGACTCGCGCTTCCTCTCCATCATCCTGCGCCAGAGCCTGGTGCTGACGCCCCGGCTCACCCTCCAGGCCTACGCCCAGTTCTTCAGCATCTACGGACGCTACGGGCTCTTCTACGAGGGGTTCTCGGATGGCACCCAGGCCGTGCGGCCCGCGGATCTCCGGCGGACGGAGGCCCCGGAGGTGAATCCCAGCTTCCAGACCTCGAACATCAACCTCAACCTCGTGCTGCGCTGGGAGTACCAGAGCGGCTCGACGCTGTTCCTCGTCTTCACCCGTGCCCAGGATCAGTTCCCCTTCGAGGGACTGCCCGGCAGGACGCTGCAGCCGGTGCGGCTGCTCGAGGGCCCCGCCAACGACGTGCTACTCCTCAAGTGGACCCACCGGCTGGAGCTGTGA
- a CDS encoding aminoacyl-tRNA deacylase, whose product MSGTMDQEGSERLARYLSTQQAETSLVKPGQEMPTVPLAAAALGVQPGQIVKSILFEGKKDRQVIVLAIAPGDVRVAAGKVGTAAGVSQLKLASPDTVLRATGYAVGGVPPVGHVTKLPVVVDSRVLEHPFVFGGGGDEHHMLRITPQDIVRMTGAVVADVVADPEPRQTP is encoded by the coding sequence GTGAGCGGCACAATGGACCAAGAGGGCAGTGAGCGGCTGGCACGGTACCTCTCCACTCAGCAGGCGGAGACCTCCCTGGTGAAGCCCGGGCAGGAGATGCCCACGGTGCCCCTGGCGGCGGCCGCCCTGGGCGTTCAGCCCGGGCAGATCGTCAAGTCCATCTTGTTCGAGGGCAAGAAGGACCGACAGGTGATCGTCCTGGCCATCGCTCCGGGGGACGTGCGCGTGGCGGCGGGCAAGGTCGGCACGGCGGCCGGAGTGTCGCAGCTCAAGCTGGCCTCGCCGGACACGGTGCTGCGGGCCACGGGCTACGCGGTGGGCGGCGTGCCTCCGGTGGGCCACGTCACGAAGCTGCCCGTGGTGGTGGACTCGCGCGTGCTCGAGCACCCCTTCGTCTTCGGTGGAGGCGGGGACGAGCACCACATGCTGCGCATCACCCCCCAGGACATCGTCCGGATGACGGGCGCCGTGGTCGCGGACGTGGTCGCGGACCCCGAGCCGAGGCAGACCCCATGA
- a CDS encoding argininosuccinate lyase — protein sequence MSTQAIGRLARGPHPVLFKLLYEPHFVSDREQVLPHLLRIDAAHVVMLARQDILAPEPAARLLSLNRELAGRLAAGEELFPPPPSHRGLYLLYEGEYISRLGGEVGGAAHVARSRNDINATVTRMRLRTALADVLQQGLLLAGTLERLGTEHTQTLMSAFTHLQPAQPATFGHYLDGVLSELLRTLDWLAGTQAQLNRCPMGAAAGVGTSFPIDTALVARLLGFDGPLGNSVDAVGSRDYVVQVLSALALLGTLLTRFAADLQTWASSAYNFLGWPDELVSTSSIMPQKRNAFVLENIRGQAVKASGFLMSTLMGLKSTAFTNSVEVSSESTSPVWPALAATRTALVLTELLVSNVLVYPEAMRRFLVGQDTTMTALADHLVAQHGLAFRTAHEVVGKLVNLKREPDLSPAEARTLLEPMLSTALGRTVTLDEAQLADVLDPAGVMRAAAYGGGPAPEPVRAHLATLGQERVRLQQRVQGWKEQLEAADAALAAAAITRD from the coding sequence ATGAGCACGCAAGCCATTGGCCGGCTCGCGCGCGGCCCGCACCCGGTGCTCTTCAAGCTGCTGTACGAGCCGCACTTCGTCTCCGACAGGGAGCAGGTCCTCCCGCACCTGCTGCGCATCGACGCGGCCCATGTCGTGATGCTCGCGCGCCAGGACATCCTCGCCCCCGAGCCCGCCGCGCGCCTGCTCTCCCTGAACCGGGAGCTGGCGGGCCGTCTGGCCGCGGGGGAGGAGCTGTTCCCCCCTCCCCCCTCCCACCGCGGGCTCTACCTCCTCTACGAGGGCGAATACATCTCCCGGCTGGGAGGAGAGGTCGGCGGCGCGGCCCACGTGGCGCGCAGCCGCAACGACATCAACGCCACCGTGACGCGCATGCGTCTGCGCACCGCCCTCGCCGACGTGCTGCAACAGGGACTGCTGCTGGCCGGCACGCTGGAGCGGCTCGGCACGGAGCACACCCAGACGCTGATGAGCGCCTTCACGCACCTTCAGCCCGCCCAGCCGGCCACCTTCGGCCACTACCTGGATGGAGTGCTCTCCGAGCTGCTGCGCACGCTCGACTGGCTCGCGGGAACCCAGGCGCAGCTCAACCGCTGCCCCATGGGCGCGGCGGCGGGCGTGGGCACCTCCTTCCCCATCGACACGGCCCTCGTGGCGCGGCTGCTCGGCTTCGACGGGCCACTGGGCAACTCCGTGGACGCGGTGGGCTCGCGCGACTACGTGGTCCAGGTGCTCAGCGCACTGGCCCTGCTGGGCACCCTGCTCACCCGCTTCGCGGCCGATCTCCAGACGTGGGCGAGCTCGGCCTACAACTTCCTGGGGTGGCCGGACGAGCTGGTGAGTACCAGCTCCATCATGCCGCAGAAGCGCAACGCCTTTGTCCTGGAGAACATCCGCGGACAGGCCGTGAAGGCCTCTGGCTTCCTGATGAGCACGCTGATGGGGCTCAAGAGCACGGCCTTCACCAACAGCGTGGAGGTGAGCTCCGAGTCCACCTCCCCCGTGTGGCCGGCCCTGGCGGCGACCCGCACGGCGCTGGTGCTCACCGAGTTGCTGGTGTCCAACGTCCTCGTCTACCCGGAGGCCATGCGGCGCTTCCTCGTCGGACAGGACACCACCATGACGGCGCTGGCGGATCACCTCGTGGCCCAGCACGGGCTCGCCTTCCGCACGGCGCATGAGGTGGTGGGCAAGCTGGTGAACCTCAAGCGCGAGCCGGATCTCTCACCCGCGGAGGCCCGGACGCTCCTGGAGCCCATGCTGTCCACCGCGCTGGGCCGCACCGTCACCCTGGACGAGGCGCAGCTGGCCGACGTGCTGGACCCAGCAGGCGTCATGCGGGCGGCCGCCTACGGTGGTGGCCCTGCCCCGGAGCCGGTCCGGGCGCACCTCGCCACGCTGGGCCA